The Cryptomeria japonica chromosome 2, Sugi_1.0, whole genome shotgun sequence region TCAACCATGGATTTTCATATATCACATGCTCTCTCCAGCTTCCTCTAAAATTGTGGATGTTGTATTTTTCTTTAATTCACGAGATGATTGGATAAGAAGGAGAAATTGAATCTTCTATAGTTAACAAATAGTTATTGAATAAATCCTTAGTCTTATTATATCCTACAACATCATTATACTGAGGAAATTCTACCTCTTCCCAAAAGGTGGGGTTTTTTGTCAAACTCTAGAAATGAATACTTTTCTATCGCATTAGGAAGCTAAAAGCTCTTTAGAATAATGATTTCTACATCTAACTCTTTGATTGTTTCCAAATCCTCTCATTTCAGACTTTTAGAATTATCTCTCAACATGACTAGTTgacttaaaataattaataattaatcattttaaaaaatatataaaaaacataTATTTAATAAGTTTAAATAATTAAGAAGGAGAATTAAATTTCTAACTTTTAAGTTTAATTGCATTTACTTTTTTGTTTCAGCATTTTAGGTTGATATCTAGTTATCTATCATAAGGATGAGAGTAAAATAGCGAGTGTAACCTAATATATTCAAGTGCTTTCCAAAAAGTAGCCTGAAGTACAATTAAATTAACCTAAATTGGTGCAGAAAATTGTTAAATTTAGTGATCAGATATCGAAATTTGAAGAATTCTCTAGGCGTGTACGTAAAAAGTCGCACCTCAGAAATTCTTTATACTGCATTTCCATTGGAGGCAACGACATTCATGCGCACTACAACAGCCCTTCCTTAAATCTCAGTGATGCACAATTCGTCACTTTGCTGGTTGGCACACATGGTCAATACATCCAAGTAAGTTTCAGAATAATTTTTTGTTACAGACGTGATCAATTTTCAGTACCATTGTtaataaaattaatgcatttgttgTGGCAGAGGCTTTATCGTGCTGGAGCAAGAAAATTTCTGATACTCGACATCTCCGCTTTAGGATGTACTCCTATTGCCAGACTTACATATAATTTTCAATACCAAGGAAAGTGTGCGGAACCTGGAAATTCTTGTAGATCACCTGAATGGAAAACTACATGAAGTGAATATCATGCTCTTTAATTCTtatgattacttgacaaacatgATTAGAAATGGCAAAGCTTTTGGTAAGTCAATGCCCACTTCAATAACCTGCTTATCTATCAATCTTTTTCTGTGCCTTGCAGTCTTATTAATTGAATGCGTGTGTTAAATTTGTAGGTTTTTAAGAAACAAAATCAGCGTGCTGTGGATCAGGATTGTTCAGAGCCAATGTGAGCTGTGGACTGACCACTCCGACAGATCTGTATTGCAATGATCCAGATGCATATTTGTTTTGGGATGCAGTTCATCCCACACAGAGAGCTTACTccatattttcaaaagaaatatgGGGAGGAATTTCTTCTGTTATGCATCCAATTAACCTTTCCACTCTAGTCTTGGGGAGAAATGCATAAACAAATCTACATTCTTCAGTTTGGGCTACTGAAAAACTTTGAATTTCTCTTGGGAATAATAAATAATATGGAAAACCGATTCGTCTAGTAGGATGCAGTTTGGTTTTTTATATGAATGGACATGGAGGAATGTTTACTCAGTACTTCATAGAGCTGAGTAATTTTTGATAATGCATTGTATTAAATAAGAGGTATTTGAGATATGATAATAAAATTGATCTTAAAATGTCAATTACAAAAAGAAGTAAAACATCAGATAGTTATAAGAAAGAGGTCAGAAAAACTGAGTGGTCTGTAGATATTGTAAAATAAGAAGTATTTAGAATTAAAAAGTTTATTAGAAGGGatgttattaattaaatattatgaaGTAAAAAGGGGAATAGAAGTAATATTTAACATGTACAAATGAATGCGATAATGTATGAGTCTATATATTAAATCCCATTTATAGTTCTCTAGATGCATATATGTTAGATAGAAACATTCCAAGTGCATAGATTTGGGGCATGAGAGCTTATCAGTGAGGCCTCTACatgggacgcgtctattctggctccaaaacagtagtacggattgactaacacgtgtgttagtcgcgcattttacaccgttgattttgcaataaacagcTGTGATTGACTAAAACATCGCTATCACGCTGT contains the following coding sequences:
- the LOC131052104 gene encoding GDSL lipase-like, yielding MNITTSFQVLSPVEQIFKVQSYRAGNVFVIAATHLELPFVPPYRELPSYHQQAIFSHGANFASAGSGLLDSTGSEKKIVKFSDQISKFEEFSRRVRKKSHLRNSLYCISIGGNDIHAHYNSPSLNLSDAQFVTLLVGTHGQYIQRLYRAGARKFLILDISALGCTPIARLTYNFQYQGKCAEPGNSCRSPEWKTT